Within Actinoplanes sp. L3-i22, the genomic segment TCGCGGCGACGCGGGTAGGGACCCCAGCCGTCGTCCCCGGACCGCCGGGAGATCACGTCCAGGGCCAGCTCGATCCGCTCCACCAGCTCCGGATCGCCACCCTGGCACAGGTCCAGGGCCTGCTCGAAGTGGTTCACCGCCTCCAGGAAACGGCCCTGCTCGTACGCGGACCGCCCGGCCAGCTCCCGGATCTCGGCCCGCAGCCGGGCCGGCAGCTCCGCCGAGTCGGCCCGCGCGTAGAGCCGGTCGGCCTCGTCGAACTCGCCCCGCCACTGCAGGACGTGCGCGAGCCGTGCCTGCGCCACCGACACGGACCGCGCCTCGCCGGACGCCTCGGCGTGCCGCAGCGCCTCCCGGCCGTCGGCCAGCGCGTCGTCCAGCTCCCCGAGCACCCGCGAGACGACCGCGCGCAGGCTCAGCAGCCCGGCCCGGACGTTGTCCCGCTCGGCGAACTCCAGCCGGTCGGTCAGCCGGTCCGCGACGTCCCAGAGCCGCTCCGGCTCGTCGACCTGCTCCCGCAGCGTCGCGGGATCGAACATCCAGGGGTAGGCCGCCAGGATCTGCTCCGGGTCGGCGCGGCGGCGGTCCGCGGGCGCGCTCTGGTCCCGTCGCTGCCGGATCGGCGCGACGACCTCCTGCGGGTCAAGGTCCGCGCTTTCCTCGCGCTTTCCCCCGGATTCGCCGGTACGGCCGTAAGTACGTCCCCCAGCAGCCCCTGCAGCCGCGCCGGAGTCCGCACCCCGCACCGAGGTCGCGTCGGCGGCGTCCGGAGCCGCGTCGGAGCTCTCAGCCGCCCCGGCGCCCGTCCCAGCAGCACTCCCGGAAACCGGGGTCTCCGCGATCCCAGCGTCCTCGCGGGCCGGAGTTTCCGTGATCCCGGCGATCTCAGGGGCCGGAGTTTCCGCGTGGGCGTCGGCAGCCGGAGTTTCCCCGCTCGTGCCGGTATCGACCGGCGCGGACCCGTTGTCCGTTCCGTCGGCGATCGGCGCATCAACGATGGTCTCGACGACGGCGGACGTCTCGGTCGCGGTGTCGTCGGTGAGCGCGATGGCCGGCCCGGTCCCGCTGTGGTGGTGCGCAGCGGTCGACCCCGCTAGGGACGTGTCGTGGACGTCCCCGGACGCCGGCCCCGCACCAGCACTCACCGACCCGGCCGAGACGCCGCCGTCTCGCTGTTCCGCCACCACGGCACCATCGGCAGCCCCGGCCCCGAAGCCGTCCGCGGCGAGCCGCGGCCACATCGGAGCC encodes:
- a CDS encoding tetratricopeptide repeat protein encodes the protein MAEQRDGGVSAGSVSAGAGPASGDVHDTSLAGSTAAHHHSGTGPAIALTDDTATETSAVVETIVDAPIADGTDNGSAPVDTGTSGETPAADAHAETPAPEIAGITETPAREDAGIAETPVSGSAAGTGAGAAESSDAAPDAADATSVRGADSGAAAGAAGGRTYGRTGESGGKREESADLDPQEVVAPIRQRRDQSAPADRRRADPEQILAAYPWMFDPATLREQVDEPERLWDVADRLTDRLEFAERDNVRAGLLSLRAVVSRVLGELDDALADGREALRHAEASGEARSVSVAQARLAHVLQWRGEFDEADRLYARADSAELPARLRAEIRELAGRSAYEQGRFLEAVNHFEQALDLCQGGDPELVERIELALDVISRRSGDDGWGPYPRRREELLSLPAAPLLLPDEGAGLWGYAAAVEPRYAQAQPFSEGVAWVRRPESPAWELIGPGGEVLIGADSGYLAADRFSEGLAWVTRDAEGGWFAIDRENRLIVPGGFEDVRPFRRGLAFFRRSGWGAIDRHGRIVVQPKWRQVSTVLSTGGPIDGFSDEGFAVVDGGAGFGVIDRTGQQVITPAHKAVVIHPSAFLIADEAGRWGALDRQGRPLVETRYVERAEAIDEVRRLLPDVRPVL